A window from Citrobacter amalonaticus encodes these proteins:
- the arsC gene encoding arsenate reductase (glutaredoxin) (This arsenate reductase requires both glutathione and glutaredoxin to convert arsenate to arsenite, after which the efflux transporter formed by ArsA and ArsB can extrude the arsenite from the cell, providing resistance.), with protein sequence MSKAVKIYHNPRCSKSRETLNLLQSHGVEPEVVLYLETPADAATLRQLLKMLGMESARELMRRKEDLYASLNLADSSLSEDELIQAMVEHPKLMERPIVVANGQARIGRPPEHVLEIIG encoded by the coding sequence ATGTCAAAGGCCGTAAAAATCTACCATAACCCGCGCTGCTCCAAGAGCCGCGAAACGCTGAACCTGCTGCAATCGCACGGTGTGGAGCCAGAAGTGGTGCTTTACCTGGAAACGCCTGCCGATGCCGCAACGCTGCGTCAGTTGTTGAAGATGCTGGGCATGGAAAGCGCCCGGGAACTGATGCGCCGAAAAGAGGATCTCTACGCGTCGCTCAACCTGGCTGACAGCAGTCTGAGTGAAGATGAATTGATTCAGGCGATGGTGGAACACCCGAAACTGATGGAACGTCCAATTGTAGTGGCGAACGGCCAGGCGCGTATTGGCCGTCCACCGGAACACGTGCTGGAAATCATCGGCTAA
- a CDS encoding helix-turn-helix domain-containing protein: protein MEIKLHANATTTPRIRRYLQQSDKSDRALAAELGISVTTVRRWRQREQTADRQTTPKVIHKAMRQEQIALINGLRDATGAPLDELLLLVNEGLGIHVSRATLNRYLKPARLMRQGTLLQGKKALKAGHFPHVLEVHHLPLSLHMEDGGEHHVLWAREPVSGWCYARLYAGISPHLVMKWLDALLTACPADIQSIETFFSDTHLDGLEQGLIARGMTHYINHNVQNAIQVNLPLVAIVPRVKDVSASQLLAEICESYNTGKAQKKLGEMTPQAFLEALRRE from the coding sequence ATGGAAATAAAACTGCATGCCAATGCCACCACGACACCGCGCATCCGTCGTTATCTGCAGCAGTCGGATAAAAGCGACAGAGCGCTGGCCGCTGAGCTGGGGATTTCCGTCACCACGGTCAGGCGCTGGCGACAACGTGAGCAGACTGCCGATCGGCAAACTACGCCGAAAGTGATACATAAAGCGATGAGACAAGAGCAGATTGCGCTGATTAACGGACTGCGGGATGCGACCGGCGCGCCGTTAGATGAGCTTTTGTTACTGGTCAATGAAGGGCTGGGCATTCACGTTTCCCGTGCGACGCTAAATCGTTATCTTAAACCTGCAAGGTTGATGCGTCAGGGGACACTTTTGCAGGGGAAAAAGGCACTGAAGGCCGGGCATTTCCCTCATGTGCTTGAGGTGCATCACCTCCCGCTTTCACTGCATATGGAGGATGGCGGGGAGCATCATGTGCTCTGGGCTCGTGAACCGGTGAGCGGCTGGTGCTACGCGCGACTGTATGCCGGGATTTCGCCGCATCTGGTCATGAAATGGCTGGATGCGCTGCTGACAGCCTGTCCGGCTGATATACAATCTATTGAGACATTCTTTTCTGACACCCATCTTGATGGGCTGGAACAGGGGCTGATAGCACGAGGAATGACGCACTACATAAACCATAACGTGCAGAATGCGATTCAGGTTAACCTTCCGCTGGTGGCGATTGTGCCGCGGGTAAAGGACGTATCAGCCAGTCAACTGCTGGCAGAAATTTGCGAAAGTTATAATACCGGCAAGGCGCAGAAAAAACTGGGGGAGATGACGCCGCAGGCTTTTCTCGAAGCACTACGGCGGGAGTGA